DNA from Roseimicrobium sp. ORNL1:
GCACTCGATTCGAAATCGAACGTAGTCAAAAGCTACCGTGGGTTCAAATCCCACCCCTTCCGCCAATTGTTTCAAAACCCGCTCACCAAGAGCGGTTTCCGTTGATACTCAGCCGGTTTAAGGTGCCTGATGTCACACCAGAGCACCAAGGGACGATGCCAAGGCAACAAGGACTGCTGAGACGCGGAGGCGTGTTCGCTGCAGCGCCAGGTTAGGCGTTCCGGCGTCGATAGAAGAAGCTCTCGACATACTGAGATTGATCAACAAAACCTACGGCAAACCGACGTGGTTCGGCCATTCGAAAAGGACCTGAAGATCTGTAGTTCCTGTCTCCGCAAAACCGATGCGTCTGTAAAGTGCGATGGCACGTTGGTTTGCTTTAAATACTCGCAGGCGAACTGGCTTCTGTGGACGGTGAAACTCATTTACGAGTGACCCAAGATAGGCCGCGCCGATTCCCCTGCCTTGGAATTCTCCGTGCAGAGCAAACTCTCTGAGATGTGTGGCATCGTGAGCGTGCTCGACCGCAGAAAAGCCGACGGGTCGGCCATCGATTTCTATGATGTCATATGGCCATCTGTCCCAACTCTCTTGAAAGTATCGGTCTTGAAGGCCTTCGTCCCACGCGCCGAACTGATCCACAACCCACTCTCGATAAGAGGAATGATGCACTGCCTTCGCAAAAGGAAAGTCCTCAACCGTAGCGCGACGCAGCTTAAGAGTCATTTTCAGCAGCGGAATTTCACGAAATGCGAGCGACGCCTAACGCTAAAGCTCAGCCAACCGCTGGGCGAGACAAAAGTATTCAACCTATTCCCCAAGACACCGCCGCGCCCAGCGGGTTGGCTGCAGCGCCTGGTTCGGCCTTGTCGGTGGATTAACACCACGGGCGGAATGGTAGGGAAGTAGAACAGGGGCACGAGCACCAAAGCGCCCACCCACCAGGCTTGCCGCCTTGTGGCTATGGCGGTTTCGTTTTCGGTCACCAGGATGAATCGTGGGCAAATGCACGCTCGAGCCACTCCATTATGCCAGTGTGATCGGGTTTGCCGATAGTTCGCTCGACGAAATGTTGGGCAGTTTCTGGCTGCATTTGAGACCGTGGCTACTAAGGTCGCTTTCAT
Protein-coding regions in this window:
- a CDS encoding N-acetyltransferase, which translates into the protein MTLKLRRATVEDFPFAKAVHHSSYREWVVDQFGAWDEGLQDRYFQESWDRWPYDIIEIDGRPVGFSAVEHAHDATHLREFALHGEFQGRGIGAAYLGSLVNEFHRPQKPVRLRVFKANQRAIALYRRIGFAETGTTDLQVLFEWPNHVGLP